The Shewanella japonica genome has a window encoding:
- a CDS encoding sigma-54-dependent transcriptional regulator, with protein MKLARNILLVDDEASWLRTLSVTLNRLVPEAVIDTCVDSRQVMSRLEGTDYALVLLDLTMPFHSGEDLLEQIRLEYPNTRVIIVTGVNEVETAVRCIKHGAYNYFIKTDDVAELALTVRRALEVVGLERNYHKIKESFLSKTLTQPSAFNNILTCEPALLDQFRYLEAVAFSPEPILIYGESGTGKDEFAKSCHQLCCPDAPFININLAGISESAFELQVFGRLSQEPGQSQAGALHQVGKGLLYLNEIADLPLSCQAKLVDILQQKQYYPMGSDRPYPVNCRIIASTQQDLLALSQEGKFRRDLLYRLRAHKIHLPPLRQRKLDISMLINHFIAQAAEEMNSTPPHQPSDLATQLQDYDFPGNLHELKGMVFDAVSRSDGVQLTISPFMEAINALKSSNSPKGNRIIFPQTLPTLADMSQALIDEAMSRTANNQTAAAQMLGISQSALSRRITKKE; from the coding sequence GTGAAACTCGCACGTAATATCTTACTCGTCGACGATGAAGCCTCATGGCTACGTACACTATCAGTGACCTTAAATCGTTTAGTACCAGAAGCTGTTATCGACACCTGTGTTGATAGCCGCCAAGTGATGAGTCGATTAGAAGGCACTGACTACGCCCTTGTGTTACTTGATTTAACGATGCCATTTCATTCGGGCGAAGATTTACTCGAGCAAATCCGCCTTGAGTATCCCAACACTCGAGTGATTATTGTTACTGGTGTCAATGAAGTAGAAACAGCGGTGCGCTGTATTAAACATGGCGCTTATAACTACTTTATTAAAACTGATGATGTCGCTGAATTAGCATTAACGGTGCGCCGTGCTTTAGAAGTCGTCGGACTAGAGCGTAATTACCATAAAATAAAAGAAAGCTTTTTAAGCAAAACGTTAACCCAGCCCAGTGCTTTTAATAATATTCTGACCTGCGAGCCAGCCTTGCTAGATCAATTTCGCTATTTAGAAGCGGTGGCTTTTAGCCCTGAGCCAATACTTATTTACGGTGAAAGTGGCACAGGCAAAGATGAATTTGCAAAGAGTTGCCATCAGTTATGCTGCCCTGATGCCCCTTTTATTAATATCAATTTAGCAGGAATAAGTGAAAGCGCTTTTGAACTTCAGGTCTTTGGGCGCTTAAGCCAAGAACCAGGCCAATCTCAAGCTGGCGCATTACACCAAGTAGGCAAAGGGTTGCTCTACCTTAATGAGATTGCAGATTTGCCTTTATCATGCCAAGCGAAGCTTGTTGATATTTTGCAGCAAAAACAATATTACCCAATGGGCAGTGACAGACCCTATCCAGTCAATTGCCGCATCATAGCTTCCACTCAACAAGATTTACTCGCCTTGAGCCAAGAAGGTAAATTTAGGCGTGATTTGCTCTACCGCTTACGTGCCCATAAAATCCATTTACCCCCTTTAAGGCAGCGCAAACTTGATATATCGATGTTGATTAATCATTTTATCGCACAAGCTGCAGAAGAAATGAACTCAACGCCGCCGCATCAACCAAGCGATCTAGCGACACAGCTTCAAGATTATGACTTCCCTGGTAACTTACATGAGCTCAAAGGCATGGTGTTCGATGCAGTAAGTCGCAGTGATGGAGTGCAGTTAACCATCTCCCCATTTATGGAAGCGATTAATGCACTTAAATCATCAAATTCTCCTAAAGGAAATCGGATTATTTTTCCGCAGACTTTACCTACGTTAGCCGATATGAGCCAAGCCTTGATTGATGAAGCAATGAGCCGTACGGCAAATAATCAAACCGCAGCCGCGCAAATGTTAGGTATCAGTCAGTCGGCATTAAGTCGACGAATAACAAAAAAAGAGTAA
- a CDS encoding ATP-binding protein: MKYFALLLLILSIPANAEEAIVFGVHSTTAPLEWRDNGVDQGFNVELMESIGLLLNKPITVRRKTFQQLVSDMHSSDSDVDVIAVVSPVNFRRELAQSDPVYATHAKAFTLQGEDYIDNWSDLVGKRVAIKNGAFVDIFLKNQPQDFTQVKVDLYETGFQMLMSKEVDVVLAENFVARRLQPKYPSVRSASDALIFGAFTFVSHPANAPLLKEINDALRQLKISGEYDRLVNKWFGMGREKFDITSTHQKMLTLSIVISIISAMGMLYTFSVSRSLKYRSEALALELQQRKIAEQKIRSLSQQFQAVLDGIPHGMTIFDKQMQCLWSNDNNQLLTHSQFHYIDGTPFDLAESVKSVIDSKKSFIADMGYLAQYWQVQIHPIADEQAVVLLEENTEQQHLRQANDEASRLASLGELSAGVAHEINNPTGIIIHSIALFAEAMKDLQPAAEYYQQQNPFWLIAGLDPQAAFAEINHSNEVVEESAKRISRIVNDLKCYALPNLSANHQATSLNEVVQVAQRLTANQLKRFQVTVELADPSPIIKGDAQQLHQVLINLIQNACHAMDTTNGHIHLRTAMKGKAAYVSVEDNGSGMDKATLKRITEPFFTTRRSYGGSGLGLSVCSRILKEHHSEMKVTSTLNQGSQFTLVFSAIEPEQSAPFSPISSSTTNSRKPIQ; encoded by the coding sequence ATGAAATATTTTGCGCTATTACTGCTAATACTATCCATACCTGCTAATGCTGAAGAGGCAATTGTGTTTGGTGTGCACTCCACAACTGCGCCGCTTGAGTGGCGAGATAATGGCGTGGATCAAGGGTTTAATGTGGAACTCATGGAAAGCATTGGTTTACTGTTGAACAAGCCTATTACAGTGAGACGCAAGACATTTCAGCAATTAGTCAGTGACATGCACAGTAGCGATAGTGATGTGGATGTGATTGCAGTTGTTAGCCCTGTTAACTTTCGTCGAGAACTGGCGCAATCCGATCCTGTGTATGCCACGCATGCCAAAGCCTTTACTTTGCAAGGTGAAGACTACATCGATAATTGGTCTGACTTAGTTGGTAAACGGGTGGCCATTAAAAATGGCGCATTTGTGGATATCTTTTTAAAAAATCAGCCACAAGATTTCACCCAAGTGAAAGTCGATTTGTACGAAACAGGCTTTCAAATGTTGATGAGTAAAGAAGTGGATGTGGTCCTAGCGGAGAATTTTGTCGCTAGACGGTTACAACCCAAATACCCATCAGTTCGCAGCGCCAGTGATGCATTAATTTTTGGTGCATTTACCTTTGTTAGTCATCCTGCCAATGCCCCGTTATTGAAAGAAATCAATGATGCTCTAAGGCAACTGAAAATTTCGGGAGAATATGACAGATTAGTCAATAAATGGTTTGGCATGGGACGAGAAAAGTTTGATATCACCTCAACTCACCAAAAGATGCTCACTTTATCTATTGTTATTTCGATAATTTCGGCAATGGGCATGCTGTATACCTTTTCCGTAAGCCGTAGTTTGAAATATCGCTCTGAAGCATTAGCGCTTGAGCTACAACAACGTAAAATCGCCGAGCAAAAAATCCGTTCATTATCGCAGCAGTTCCAAGCTGTGCTGGATGGTATCCCTCATGGAATGACCATCTTTGATAAACAAATGCAGTGCCTGTGGAGTAATGACAATAATCAGTTATTGACTCATAGCCAGTTTCATTACATTGATGGGACACCTTTTGATTTAGCTGAAAGTGTTAAAAGCGTCATTGACTCTAAAAAGTCCTTTATTGCTGACATGGGATATCTTGCTCAGTATTGGCAAGTGCAAATTCATCCAATTGCTGACGAGCAAGCCGTTGTACTACTTGAAGAAAACACTGAGCAACAGCATTTGCGCCAAGCCAATGATGAAGCCAGTCGCTTAGCCTCTTTAGGCGAGTTATCGGCTGGTGTCGCCCATGAAATTAATAACCCAACCGGCATTATTATTCACTCTATTGCTCTGTTTGCCGAGGCAATGAAAGATCTGCAACCTGCAGCCGAGTATTACCAACAACAAAATCCGTTTTGGTTAATTGCAGGATTAGATCCTCAAGCGGCTTTCGCCGAGATTAACCACAGTAATGAGGTCGTAGAAGAGAGTGCTAAACGCATCTCCAGAATCGTTAATGATCTTAAATGTTACGCATTACCAAATTTGTCAGCGAACCATCAAGCAACCAGCTTAAATGAAGTGGTACAGGTAGCCCAGCGTTTAACCGCCAACCAGCTTAAGCGGTTCCAAGTTACCGTTGAGCTTGCTGACCCAAGTCCAATTATCAAAGGCGACGCCCAGCAGTTACACCAAGTGTTAATTAACCTTATTCAAAATGCATGTCATGCCATGGACACCACTAATGGTCATATCCATTTACGTACAGCAATGAAAGGCAAAGCTGCCTATGTCAGTGTTGAAGATAATGGTTCAGGCATGGACAAAGCGACGCTGAAGCGGATCACTGAGCCATTTTTCACGACACGTCGCTCATACGGTGGAAGCGGCCTAGGGCTCTCAGTGTGCAGCCGCATTTTAAAAGAGCATCACAGTGAGATGAAAGTCACTTCAACACTCAATCAAGGTAGTCAGTTTACTTTGGTGTTTAGTGCCATCGAACCTGAACAATCTGCGCCTTTTTCGCCAATAAGCTCATCAACAACAAATAGCAGGAAGCCAATACAGTGA
- a CDS encoding flavocytochrome c, translating to MKLTRCAALLAVLLGSAGLAGGAIAADNLADFHSENQDCESCHLPSGELSNDSLTYENEQCVSCHGTLAEVAESNTRENYNAHESHFPGDVACTSCHSGHEKSVVYCDSCHSFEFDMPFGSKWERYEPTIAELAKDAADRKAALSAAPSDIVNVVVVGSGGAGFSAAVAATDAGAKVILIEKEPVIGGNAKLAAGGMNAAWTDQQKAKDIKDSVESMYKDTMKGGRELNDPKLVDVLTSHSKGSVDWMTGMGADLNDVGRMGGASANRSHRPTGGAGVGAHVIQVLYDNALKRDIDMRMNTRGVEVIKDDSGKVEGLLVKGKYKGYYWIKAEAVVMATGGFGRNNERVAKLDPKLKGFISTNQPGATGDGLDVAGNAGAGMTDIQYIQAHPTLSVKGGVMVTEAVRGNGAILVNKEGKRFVNEITTRDKAAAAILNQTGKVAYLIFDDSVRKSLKKIDKYIQLGVVPSAETPEKLGKIEGIDGKALTATIAQYNKLVAAGKDTDFERANLPRALNEGHYYAIEVTPGVHHTMGGVSIDDKAEVLSEDKKVIPGLYGAGEVTGGVHGANRLGGNAISDIITFGRLAGEQAAAYSKK from the coding sequence ATGAAATTAACACGATGCGCAGCCTTGTTAGCTGTACTACTTGGCTCAGCGGGGTTAGCTGGAGGCGCAATTGCAGCTGACAACCTTGCTGACTTTCACTCAGAAAATCAAGATTGTGAAAGCTGTCATTTACCAAGTGGTGAATTGTCTAATGACAGCTTAACTTATGAAAATGAACAGTGTGTGTCGTGTCATGGCACGTTAGCGGAAGTGGCAGAAAGCAATACTCGTGAAAATTATAATGCCCATGAATCTCACTTCCCAGGTGATGTCGCATGTACATCATGTCATAGCGGCCATGAAAAATCAGTCGTGTATTGTGACTCTTGCCATAGCTTTGAGTTTGATATGCCGTTTGGCAGCAAATGGGAGCGCTACGAACCTACGATTGCAGAATTAGCAAAAGATGCAGCAGATCGTAAAGCGGCATTATCAGCAGCGCCAAGTGACATTGTGAATGTGGTGGTTGTGGGCTCTGGTGGCGCAGGCTTCTCAGCCGCAGTGGCAGCAACGGATGCAGGCGCTAAAGTTATTTTGATTGAAAAAGAGCCAGTGATTGGTGGTAACGCTAAATTGGCTGCAGGTGGTATGAACGCCGCGTGGACTGATCAACAAAAAGCTAAAGATATTAAAGATAGCGTTGAGTCTATGTATAAAGACACCATGAAAGGTGGTCGCGAGTTAAACGATCCTAAGTTAGTGGATGTATTAACCTCTCACTCTAAAGGCTCTGTTGATTGGATGACAGGCATGGGCGCTGATTTAAATGATGTTGGTCGTATGGGCGGCGCATCAGCTAACCGTTCTCATCGTCCTACAGGTGGTGCAGGTGTAGGGGCTCACGTCATTCAAGTGCTTTATGATAATGCACTTAAGCGTGATATCGACATGCGTATGAATACCCGTGGTGTTGAAGTTATCAAAGATGATTCAGGTAAAGTGGAAGGTTTACTGGTTAAAGGTAAATACAAAGGTTACTACTGGATTAAAGCTGAAGCGGTCGTCATGGCAACGGGTGGATTTGGTCGTAACAATGAACGTGTTGCTAAACTTGATCCTAAGTTAAAAGGCTTTATTTCAACTAACCAGCCAGGTGCGACAGGTGATGGTTTAGATGTTGCGGGTAACGCTGGTGCAGGCATGACAGATATCCAATACATTCAAGCGCATCCTACTTTGTCAGTGAAAGGCGGGGTGATGGTGACTGAAGCGGTGCGTGGTAACGGTGCCATTTTGGTTAATAAAGAAGGTAAGCGCTTCGTTAATGAAATCACTACTCGTGATAAAGCTGCTGCGGCAATTCTTAATCAAACCGGTAAAGTGGCTTACTTAATCTTTGATGATTCAGTGCGTAAATCATTGAAGAAAATCGATAAGTACATTCAACTTGGTGTCGTGCCATCAGCTGAAACGCCAGAGAAGTTAGGCAAAATTGAAGGTATTGATGGTAAAGCACTAACGGCAACGATTGCTCAATACAACAAGTTAGTTGCAGCAGGCAAAGACACTGACTTTGAACGTGCGAACTTACCACGTGCATTAAATGAAGGTCATTACTACGCCATTGAAGTTACACCAGGTGTGCATCACACCATGGGCGGTGTCTCAATTGACGATAAAGCGGAAGTGCTCTCAGAAGATAAGAAAGTGATTCCTGGTTTATACGGTGCAGGTGAAGTGACTGGTGGTGTTCATGGTGCCAACCGTTTAGGTGGTAACGCAATCTCTGACATCATTACCTTTGGCCGCTTAGCAGGTGAGCAAGCGGCAGCCTATTCAAAAAAATAG
- a CDS encoding ABC transporter permease, with the protein MDISWLALGLFMLVLIAPIAINQVYQLHLGKDMAIAVTRMTVQMALIGVYLQYLFHLDNLWVNLIWLVVMLLVGASAIISKANLPKHPLMAPVISGLILGLVPILLIMMLWLFQPTPIYNAQYLIPTAGMLLGNSLSSNIIALQRLFAAFDQQQAQYQGALALGATPKQAAAPFVQTALQQSFAPILASMATTGLVSLPGMMTGQILGGVDPIIAVKYQIVILVAIFATLTISVTSSISFALHKLLAHTGKMRFNLLTNTDNHR; encoded by the coding sequence ATGGATATTAGCTGGTTAGCGCTTGGGTTATTTATGCTGGTATTAATCGCCCCCATTGCGATTAATCAGGTTTATCAGCTTCACTTGGGCAAAGATATGGCCATTGCGGTGACTCGTATGACGGTACAAATGGCGTTAATTGGTGTGTATCTGCAGTATCTTTTTCACCTTGATAACCTTTGGGTTAACCTCATTTGGCTTGTTGTGATGTTACTTGTGGGGGCTAGCGCCATAATCAGCAAGGCTAATTTACCCAAACACCCACTGATGGCGCCTGTTATATCAGGCTTAATACTAGGACTTGTGCCAATATTGCTCATCATGATGTTGTGGTTATTTCAGCCTACACCGATTTACAATGCGCAATATTTGATACCCACAGCAGGAATGTTGCTGGGAAATAGTTTAAGTAGCAATATTATTGCTCTGCAGCGATTATTTGCCGCATTTGACCAACAGCAAGCACAATATCAAGGCGCACTTGCCTTGGGTGCAACACCTAAACAAGCGGCAGCGCCTTTTGTGCAAACAGCGCTGCAACAATCTTTTGCCCCGATTCTGGCATCGATGGCGACAACGGGATTAGTCAGTTTACCTGGCATGATGACTGGACAAATTTTAGGGGGTGTAGACCCCATAATCGCAGTCAAATATCAGATCGTCATTTTGGTTGCCATTTTTGCGACCTTAACGATTTCTGTAACAAGTTCAATTAGCTTTGCTTTACATAAACTGCTCGCGCATACAGGCAAAATGCGTTTTAACTTACTCACCAACACTGATAATCACAGGTAA
- a CDS encoding cation:proton antiporter family protein, with protein MEPAIFIITLLCGMLVSRVGLPPLIGYLAAGFLLFIFGVQDESVPLLQELADLGVMLLLFAIGLKLDVKSLLKSEIWASSSLHLVGSILFFLPILKLLGLVGLDRLVDLEMNQLLLLSFALSFSSTVFAVKVLDENGDGQALYGRIAIGILIMQDIFAVLFLTISKGEFPSVYAFGLLLLPLLKPVIYKVFDRVGHGEMLILFGLAMALVMGAWVFEAVGLKPDLGALIMGVLLAGHAKSSELAKSIYYFKELFLVAFFLTIGLNGLPTIEDVGLAGLLVLLVPFKIMLFFVILTRFKLRARTSMFASFNLGNYSEFGLIVAAVAAQKGWLPAEWLIILAVALSISFLIAAPLNASVNRIYQRFQTTVTTLEKHPLHPEDRQIPVGNPRFLILGMGRIGSGAYDELRSKYKGEILGIEHKQDLVDFHRNEGRNVVQGDASDTDFWEKLERAPSLELVLLAMPHHVGNMFAVEQLKKLEYKGKISAIVQYSEDALSLKEQGVDSVYNLYEAAGAGFVDNVIHELLEPVIEDEQDNSQDKAVASDEINQILSKP; from the coding sequence ATGGAACCAGCAATTTTCATTATTACCCTTCTTTGCGGCATGCTAGTCAGCCGAGTGGGACTCCCTCCGCTCATTGGTTATTTAGCGGCCGGCTTCTTACTGTTTATCTTTGGCGTACAAGATGAAAGTGTTCCACTGCTACAAGAGTTAGCAGACTTAGGCGTCATGTTGTTACTGTTCGCCATTGGCTTAAAGCTGGATGTTAAAAGTTTACTTAAGTCGGAGATTTGGGCCAGTTCCAGTCTTCACTTAGTTGGCTCAATTCTATTCTTTTTACCTATCCTTAAATTGTTAGGCTTGGTTGGCTTAGATAGATTGGTTGATCTTGAAATGAACCAACTATTGCTGCTGAGCTTCGCATTAAGCTTCTCCAGTACGGTATTTGCCGTGAAAGTGCTAGATGAAAACGGCGATGGCCAAGCGTTATACGGCCGCATCGCTATTGGTATCTTGATTATGCAAGATATCTTCGCGGTGCTGTTTTTAACCATTTCCAAAGGTGAATTTCCTTCAGTTTATGCCTTTGGTTTATTGTTATTGCCGCTATTAAAACCGGTTATTTATAAAGTGTTTGATCGTGTTGGCCACGGAGAAATGCTAATTCTATTTGGTCTTGCTATGGCATTGGTCATGGGCGCTTGGGTATTTGAGGCGGTCGGATTAAAGCCAGATTTAGGCGCCTTGATCATGGGGGTTTTACTTGCTGGTCACGCTAAATCCTCTGAGCTGGCCAAATCAATTTATTACTTTAAAGAACTGTTCTTAGTGGCGTTCTTTTTAACCATTGGCTTAAATGGACTACCAACCATTGAAGATGTTGGTTTAGCAGGCCTATTGGTACTATTAGTGCCGTTTAAAATCATGCTGTTCTTTGTCATATTAACTCGCTTTAAACTGCGTGCTCGTACATCAATGTTTGCATCGTTTAACTTAGGTAATTACAGTGAGTTTGGCTTAATCGTAGCAGCCGTTGCCGCGCAAAAAGGCTGGTTACCTGCTGAGTGGCTGATTATTCTCGCCGTAGCGTTAAGTATTAGCTTTTTAATTGCAGCGCCGCTCAATGCCAGCGTCAACCGTATTTATCAGCGTTTTCAGACAACAGTAACTACCTTAGAAAAGCACCCATTGCATCCTGAAGACAGACAAATTCCTGTCGGCAATCCACGCTTTTTGATTCTAGGTATGGGCCGCATTGGCTCGGGCGCCTACGATGAGCTTCGCAGTAAATATAAAGGCGAAATCCTAGGAATTGAACATAAACAAGATTTGGTCGATTTTCATCGTAATGAGGGCCGTAATGTTGTGCAAGGTGATGCCAGCGATACCGACTTTTGGGAAAAGCTTGAGCGTGCCCCAAGTCTAGAACTCGTGTTACTTGCCATGCCGCACCATGTGGGGAATATGTTTGCTGTAGAGCAACTGAAAAAACTGGAGTATAAAGGCAAAATTAGTGCGATAGTCCAGTACTCAGAAGATGCATTGTCACTCAAAGAGCAAGGTGTAGACAGCGTATATAACTTGTACGAAGCTGCTGGTGCAGGTTTTGTGGATAATGTAATCCATGAGTTGTTAGAGCCTGTCATTGAAGACGAACAAGACAATTCACAAGATAAGGCTGTCGCGTCTGATGAAATAAACCAAATTCTCAGTAAGCCATAG
- a CDS encoding protein-disulfide reductase DsbD, giving the protein MKKIFALIFTTLLLLSPLAHSEDIFSNSNKFSFLQDEPELMPVEEAFVFDYQQKGNQVAISFVIADGYYMYRDKLQFSADGAVIGDIDLPKGKMHDDEYFGEQAVYYSFVTLPLAIKEAADDAKVQVTFMGCAEGKLCYPPTKRDVILDAVEANDGKIATKKAIIGDAYAAKKAADNASENTDTQAPITQQDSLSQMLANDSLMWTLIIFFGLGIGLALTPCVFPMYPILSGIIVGQGKQLSTAKAFTLSMAYVQGMAITYSLLGLVVASAGMKFQAALQHPAILIFLAVMFVLLSLSMFGLYELRLPGKWQDKMNTLSNNQKGGNLVGVFFMGVISGLVASPCTTAPLSGALIYVAQSGDLLQGFLALYVLSMGMGVPLLIIGTSGGKLLPRAGAWMDIIKTIFGFLLISVSIVMVGRIWPGVVSDVLWSIWGISLTGYLMHQNKLSEFNWKQTTRGVLLMLTLLASFSYGFQAVMSALGMQAPSMSTQISQTAKVEHAEFTIIKSVEDLEVELDKASISGKTVMLDLYADWCVACKEFENITFVDPEVMARLDQMVLLQADVTKSDAIDVELLEHFSVLGLPTLLMFDENGNQREDLRVTGFMGPKPFAEHLDLLLKK; this is encoded by the coding sequence ATGAAAAAAATATTTGCGCTTATATTTACCACTTTACTGCTGCTCTCCCCTTTAGCTCACAGTGAAGACATTTTTAGCAACAGTAATAAATTCAGTTTTTTGCAAGATGAGCCTGAATTAATGCCCGTTGAAGAAGCTTTTGTATTTGATTACCAGCAAAAAGGTAATCAAGTCGCCATAAGCTTTGTCATTGCAGACGGTTATTACATGTACCGAGATAAACTGCAGTTTAGTGCAGATGGTGCGGTCATTGGCGATATCGATTTACCGAAAGGTAAAATGCATGACGATGAATACTTTGGCGAGCAAGCCGTTTACTATTCATTTGTTACATTGCCATTAGCGATAAAAGAAGCCGCTGACGATGCCAAGGTACAAGTAACCTTTATGGGCTGTGCTGAAGGCAAGCTATGTTACCCACCAACCAAGCGTGATGTCATTTTAGATGCGGTTGAAGCAAACGACGGTAAAATTGCAACGAAAAAAGCCATCATCGGCGATGCTTATGCAGCAAAGAAAGCAGCTGATAACGCCTCAGAAAACACTGACACACAAGCGCCAATTACTCAGCAAGATAGTTTGAGCCAGATGTTAGCTAACGACAGTCTAATGTGGACCTTAATTATCTTCTTTGGTTTAGGTATTGGATTAGCGTTAACCCCATGTGTATTCCCAATGTACCCTATTTTGTCTGGCATTATTGTTGGCCAAGGCAAGCAGTTATCAACGGCTAAAGCATTCACCTTATCGATGGCCTATGTTCAAGGTATGGCCATCACCTATTCGCTATTAGGTTTAGTGGTAGCTTCTGCCGGAATGAAGTTTCAAGCGGCGCTGCAGCATCCCGCTATCTTAATCTTCTTAGCCGTCATGTTTGTGCTATTAAGTTTATCGATGTTTGGTCTGTACGAGCTGCGACTACCTGGTAAATGGCAAGACAAAATGAACACCCTGTCGAATAACCAAAAAGGTGGCAACCTTGTTGGCGTGTTCTTTATGGGCGTGATTTCAGGCTTAGTCGCCTCCCCTTGTACTACTGCGCCGCTGTCTGGTGCGCTTATTTATGTTGCACAAAGTGGCGATCTGCTCCAAGGTTTCTTAGCCTTGTATGTATTAAGCATGGGTATGGGTGTTCCCCTTCTAATTATTGGTACATCTGGTGGTAAGCTTTTACCTCGTGCAGGTGCATGGATGGATATCATCAAGACCATCTTCGGTTTCTTACTGATTTCGGTATCGATTGTGATGGTCGGCCGTATCTGGCCTGGCGTAGTGTCTGATGTACTGTGGTCAATTTGGGGCATTAGCTTAACAGGCTACTTAATGCACCAGAATAAACTATCAGAATTTAACTGGAAGCAAACCACTCGAGGCGTGCTACTGATGCTGACTTTGCTTGCCAGTTTCTCGTATGGTTTCCAAGCGGTAATGTCTGCATTGGGGATGCAAGCGCCTTCAATGAGCACTCAAATTAGTCAAACAGCTAAAGTTGAGCATGCTGAGTTTACAATTATTAAATCTGTAGAAGATTTAGAAGTTGAGCTCGATAAGGCCAGTATTAGTGGCAAAACCGTAATGTTAGATTTATACGCCGACTGGTGTGTGGCGTGTAAAGAGTTTGAAAATATTACCTTTGTTGACCCTGAAGTGATGGCACGTTTAGATCAAATGGTGTTACTACAAGCTGATGTCACTAAGAGTGATGCGATTGATGTGGAATTGCTAGAACATTTCAGCGTATTAGGCTTACCTACCTTGTTGATGTTTGATGAAAATGGCAACCAACGTGAAGATTTACGAGTAACAGGCTTTATGGGGCCTAAACCGTTTGCTGAACACCTAGATTTATTACTTAAAAAATAA
- the cutA gene encoding divalent-cation tolerance protein CutA, protein MSAAYLLVITTCPDIASAKKLASALVDAKLAACVQLYPQMESVYVWEDEVCHSSEVGMHIKCLASHYDAIEQLVIQQHPYEVPELIAVPIAQGLPNYLQWIKETSQS, encoded by the coding sequence ATGTCAGCAGCGTATTTATTAGTTATAACAACTTGTCCTGATATTGCCAGTGCCAAGAAACTGGCTAGTGCCTTAGTCGATGCAAAACTGGCAGCATGCGTACAGCTGTATCCACAAATGGAGTCAGTCTATGTATGGGAGGATGAGGTTTGTCATAGTAGTGAAGTAGGAATGCACATAAAATGTTTGGCCAGTCATTATGATGCCATTGAACAATTAGTGATCCAACAACACCCTTATGAAGTACCAGAGTTAATCGCTGTGCCGATCGCTCAAGGCTTGCCAAACTATTTACAATGGATAAAAGAAACTTCTCAATCATGA
- a CDS encoding FxsA family protein, with translation MLLVIFLVFILVPAIELSVLISVGEVFGSLNTIALVFLTAIVGVSLVRSQGLSTLMSVQSKLERGEAPGKEIVEGMMLAAAGLLLLFPGFVTDFIGLLLLTPITRSPIASYIFKRMQMRVVAGGGFQGQAGQNPFGQQGFGQNPFDQGRHGDNGNTFDGDFERKFDPSELTPETHQVEVKDITPKSDDKSEDEKTK, from the coding sequence ATGCTGTTAGTTATATTTTTAGTGTTTATTCTTGTCCCTGCTATTGAATTATCAGTACTGATTTCAGTAGGTGAAGTGTTCGGCTCATTAAATACCATTGCATTAGTGTTTTTAACTGCGATTGTGGGTGTGTCATTGGTTCGTAGCCAAGGCTTGAGCACCTTGATGTCTGTGCAATCTAAGCTTGAGCGTGGCGAAGCGCCAGGCAAAGAAATTGTTGAAGGTATGATGCTTGCTGCTGCTGGTTTATTACTGTTATTCCCAGGGTTTGTGACTGACTTTATTGGTTTATTACTGCTTACTCCCATCACTCGCTCGCCGATTGCGAGTTATATTTTTAAACGCATGCAAATGCGAGTTGTTGCTGGTGGCGGTTTTCAAGGACAAGCTGGACAAAACCCGTTTGGTCAACAAGGTTTTGGTCAAAATCCATTTGATCAAGGCCGTCATGGAGATAACGGTAATACGTTCGATGGCGACTTTGAGCGTAAATTCGATCCAAGTGAATTAACCCCAGAAACTCATCAAGTTGAAGTGAAAGATATTACGCCGAAAAGCGACGATAAGTCAGAAGATGAAAAAACGAAATAG